The following proteins are encoded in a genomic region of Zea mays cultivar B73 chromosome 9, Zm-B73-REFERENCE-NAM-5.0, whole genome shotgun sequence:
- the LOC100191699 gene encoding putative glycosyl hydrolase family 10 protein isoform X2, producing MVLIPIVDRRPPGPLCLPEPLEPQYGGGVLRNADFSAGLRGWSAFGYGSIAESTSAAGNGFAVALNRTRPYQSVSQKVYLQADTHYTLSAWLQVSDGGADVRAVVKTVGDFVHAGGGVAKAGCWSMLKGGLTAASSGPAELYFESNATVDLWVDSVSLKPFSKDEWTAHRAESVSAARKKAVRLQATDSAGNPLEGAAVSLDAVRTNFPLGAAVSRYILTNSAYQTWFASRFAVATFENEMKWYSTEPAPGQEDYTVPDAMMAFAKSNGIAVRGHNVFWDQPSQQPRWVQSLPYPQLLAAASRRIRSVVSRYAGQVIGWDVVNENLHFNFYEGRFGWDASTAFYAAARLLDAGSALMFMNEFNTVEQPGDMAALPARYLQRLQQIIAAYPENGAGMAIGLEGHFTTNPNIPYMRAALDTLAQAGIPVWLTEVDVAPGPSQAQHLEEVLREAYAHPAVQGIVIWSAWRPEGCYVMCLTDNSFNNLPQGDVVDRLIAEWRATPRAGSTDAQGYFEAELVHGEYKVTVSHPALNSSISRSVKVELGSGSDHYFIDMQV from the exons ATGGTATTAATTCCCATCGTTGATCGTCGTCCCCCCGGCCCTTTG TGCTTGCCGGAGCCGCTGGAGCCGCAGTACGGCGGGGGCGTCCTCCGCAACGCCGACTTCAGCGCGGGCCTGCGGGGCTGGTCCGCCTTCGGCTACGGCAGCATCGCCGAGAGCACGTCGGCGGCGGGCAACGGGTTCGCCGTCGCGCTCAACCGGACGCGGCCGTACCAGAGCGTCAGCCAGAAGGTGTACCTGCAGGCCGACACGCACTACACCCTCTCCG CGTGGTTGCAGGTCAGCGACGGAGGCGCCGACGTGCGGGCCGTCGTCAAGACCGTCGGTGACTTCGTCCACGCCGGCGGCGGCGTCGCCAAGGCCGGGTGCTGGTCCATGCTCAAGGGCGGCCTCACCGCCGCGTCTTCGGGTCCTGCCGAGCTCTACTTCGAG AGCAACGCTACGGTGGACCTGTGGGTGGACAGCGTCTCGCTCAAGCCCTTCTCCAAGGACGAGTGGACGGCGCACCGCGCCGAGTCCGTGTCCGCGGCGCGCAAGAAGGCGGTGAGGCTCCAGGCGACGGACTCCGCGGGGAATCCGCTGGAGGGCGCGGCGGTGTCCCTGGACGCGGTCCGGACCAACTTCCCGCTGGGCGCGGCCGTGAGCCGGTACATCCTCACCAACTCGGCGTACCAGACGTGGTTCGCGTCCCGGTTCGCGGTGGCCACCTTCGAGAACGAGATGAAGTGGTACAGCACGGAGCCTGCGCCGGGCCAAGAGGACTACACGGTCCCGGACGCCATGATGGCGTTCGCCAAGTCCAACGGCATCGCCGTGCGCGGCCACAACGTGTTCTGGGACCAGCCCAGCCAGCAGCCCCGGTGGGTGCAGTCGCTGCCGTACCCGCAGCTGCTGGCGGCGGCGTCGCGCCGCATCCGCTCCGTAGTGTCGCGCTACGCCGGCCAGGTCATCGGCTGGGACGTCGTCAACGAGAACCTGCACTTCAACTTCTACGAGGGCCGCTTCGGCTGGGACGCGTCCACCGCCTTCTACGCCGCCGCGCGCCTGCTGGACGCCGGCTCCGCGCTCATGTTCATGAACGAGTTCAACACCGTGGAGCAGCCGGGCGACATGGCCGCGCTGCCGGCGAGGTACCTGCAGCGCCTGCAGCAGATCATCGCCGCCTACCCGGAGAACGGCGCCGGGATGGCCATCGGCCTCGAGGGCCACTTCACCACCAACCCCAACATCCCGTACATGCGCGCCGCCCTCGACACCCTCGCCCAGGCCGGCATCCCCGTCTGGCTCACCGAGGTCGACGTCGCGCCGGGCCCGTCGCAGGCGCAGCACCTCGAGGAGGTGCTGCGCGAGGCGTACGCGCACCCGGCGGTGCAGGGGATCGTCATCTGGTCGGCGTGGCGGCCCGAGGGGTGCTACGTCATGTGCCTCACCGACAACAGCTTCAACAACCTGCCGCAGGGGGACGTCGTGGACCGCCTCATCGCCGAGTGGCGGGCGACTCCGCGGGCCGGCTCCACGGACGCGCAGGGCTACTTCGAGGCCGAGCTCGTCCACGGCGAGTATAAGGTCACCGTCAGCCACCCGGCGCTCAACAGCTCCATCTCCCGGAGCGTCAAGGTGGAGCTGGGCTCAGGGAGTGACCACTACTTCATTGACATGCAGGTCTAG
- the LOC103639464 gene encoding uncharacterized protein, translated as MGGGGGSPAASGGSSSSEDDGDAAWKAAIDSIASVGFSVPSSNGVAKAASSGSREVNNRADLEEPREGKPKSPGLKLYQVKVRNMLDDMLEKNLEIVKAPCLNLVDPMETGGGIKLFKKAPPGISMDSTDKWHVQLKRPRIVPGEEVDEKSKKFRHMLRSVVVDGSDIVVSAKKASERSLARLEVREAAAKAKAKREEERVQELKKVRGEKWLPSVARQMKEEKAWELRRQ; from the exons ATGGGTGGCGGCGGCGGGAGCCCGGCAGCGAGCGGCGGGAGCAGCAGCAGCGAGGATGACGGAGACGCCGCGTGGAAGGCAGCCATTGACTCCATCGCGTCCGTTGGGTTCAGCGTCCCTTCGTCCAACGGCGTGGCGAAGGCAGCCTCTAGCGGCAGCCGCGAGGTGAACAACCGCGCTGATCTGGAAGAGCCGCGTGAGGGGAAGCCAAAGAGTCCTGGGCTTAAGCTGTACCAGGTCAAG GTAAGAAACATGTTGGATGATATGTTAGAGAAAAATCTCGAAATAGTCAAAGCTCCGTGCTTGAACTTAGTAGACCCCATGGAAACAGGAGGAGGAATAAAGTTATTTAAAAAAGCACCACCTGGTATTAGCATGGATTCTACGG ATAAATGGCACGTGCAACTCAAGCGACCAAGAATCGTGCCTGGGGAAGAGGTCGATGAGAAATCAAAGAAG TTCCGGCATATGCTCCGGTCTGTTGTTGTCGACGGCAGTGACATAGTTGTTTCTGCAAAGAAAGCATCTGAGAGATCATTGGCTAGATTGGAAGTGAGAGAAGCTGCAGCAAAGGCAAAAGCCAAGAGGGAGGAAGAAAGGGTGCAGGAACTAAAGAAGGTTAGGGGAGAGAAATGGCTTCCTTCTGTTGCTAGACAAATGAAG GAGGAAAAGGCTTGGGAGCTGCGAAGGCAATGA
- the LOC100191699 gene encoding putative glycosyl hydrolase family 10 protein isoform X1, with the protein MVCFACRSVETECLPCRDRMTKAKLAFWLGWIALLQGCMVKSSLPYEYDYSASIECLPEPLEPQYGGGVLRNADFSAGLRGWSAFGYGSIAESTSAAGNGFAVALNRTRPYQSVSQKVYLQADTHYTLSAWLQVSDGGADVRAVVKTVGDFVHAGGGVAKAGCWSMLKGGLTAASSGPAELYFESNATVDLWVDSVSLKPFSKDEWTAHRAESVSAARKKAVRLQATDSAGNPLEGAAVSLDAVRTNFPLGAAVSRYILTNSAYQTWFASRFAVATFENEMKWYSTEPAPGQEDYTVPDAMMAFAKSNGIAVRGHNVFWDQPSQQPRWVQSLPYPQLLAAASRRIRSVVSRYAGQVIGWDVVNENLHFNFYEGRFGWDASTAFYAAARLLDAGSALMFMNEFNTVEQPGDMAALPARYLQRLQQIIAAYPENGAGMAIGLEGHFTTNPNIPYMRAALDTLAQAGIPVWLTEVDVAPGPSQAQHLEEVLREAYAHPAVQGIVIWSAWRPEGCYVMCLTDNSFNNLPQGDVVDRLIAEWRATPRAGSTDAQGYFEAELVHGEYKVTVSHPALNSSISRSVKVELGSGSDHYFIDMQV; encoded by the exons ATGGTTTGCTTTGCCTGCAGATCGGTCGAGACTGAGTGCCTGCCGTGCCGAGACAGGATGACCAAAGCCAAACTGGCCTTCTGGCTCGGATGGATTGCTCTCCTGCAAG GCTGCATGGTGAAATCATCTCTCCCGTACGAGTACGACTACTCTGCAAGCATCGAG TGCTTGCCGGAGCCGCTGGAGCCGCAGTACGGCGGGGGCGTCCTCCGCAACGCCGACTTCAGCGCGGGCCTGCGGGGCTGGTCCGCCTTCGGCTACGGCAGCATCGCCGAGAGCACGTCGGCGGCGGGCAACGGGTTCGCCGTCGCGCTCAACCGGACGCGGCCGTACCAGAGCGTCAGCCAGAAGGTGTACCTGCAGGCCGACACGCACTACACCCTCTCCG CGTGGTTGCAGGTCAGCGACGGAGGCGCCGACGTGCGGGCCGTCGTCAAGACCGTCGGTGACTTCGTCCACGCCGGCGGCGGCGTCGCCAAGGCCGGGTGCTGGTCCATGCTCAAGGGCGGCCTCACCGCCGCGTCTTCGGGTCCTGCCGAGCTCTACTTCGAG AGCAACGCTACGGTGGACCTGTGGGTGGACAGCGTCTCGCTCAAGCCCTTCTCCAAGGACGAGTGGACGGCGCACCGCGCCGAGTCCGTGTCCGCGGCGCGCAAGAAGGCGGTGAGGCTCCAGGCGACGGACTCCGCGGGGAATCCGCTGGAGGGCGCGGCGGTGTCCCTGGACGCGGTCCGGACCAACTTCCCGCTGGGCGCGGCCGTGAGCCGGTACATCCTCACCAACTCGGCGTACCAGACGTGGTTCGCGTCCCGGTTCGCGGTGGCCACCTTCGAGAACGAGATGAAGTGGTACAGCACGGAGCCTGCGCCGGGCCAAGAGGACTACACGGTCCCGGACGCCATGATGGCGTTCGCCAAGTCCAACGGCATCGCCGTGCGCGGCCACAACGTGTTCTGGGACCAGCCCAGCCAGCAGCCCCGGTGGGTGCAGTCGCTGCCGTACCCGCAGCTGCTGGCGGCGGCGTCGCGCCGCATCCGCTCCGTAGTGTCGCGCTACGCCGGCCAGGTCATCGGCTGGGACGTCGTCAACGAGAACCTGCACTTCAACTTCTACGAGGGCCGCTTCGGCTGGGACGCGTCCACCGCCTTCTACGCCGCCGCGCGCCTGCTGGACGCCGGCTCCGCGCTCATGTTCATGAACGAGTTCAACACCGTGGAGCAGCCGGGCGACATGGCCGCGCTGCCGGCGAGGTACCTGCAGCGCCTGCAGCAGATCATCGCCGCCTACCCGGAGAACGGCGCCGGGATGGCCATCGGCCTCGAGGGCCACTTCACCACCAACCCCAACATCCCGTACATGCGCGCCGCCCTCGACACCCTCGCCCAGGCCGGCATCCCCGTCTGGCTCACCGAGGTCGACGTCGCGCCGGGCCCGTCGCAGGCGCAGCACCTCGAGGAGGTGCTGCGCGAGGCGTACGCGCACCCGGCGGTGCAGGGGATCGTCATCTGGTCGGCGTGGCGGCCCGAGGGGTGCTACGTCATGTGCCTCACCGACAACAGCTTCAACAACCTGCCGCAGGGGGACGTCGTGGACCGCCTCATCGCCGAGTGGCGGGCGACTCCGCGGGCCGGCTCCACGGACGCGCAGGGCTACTTCGAGGCCGAGCTCGTCCACGGCGAGTATAAGGTCACCGTCAGCCACCCGGCGCTCAACAGCTCCATCTCCCGGAGCGTCAAGGTGGAGCTGGGCTCAGGGAGTGACCACTACTTCATTGACATGCAGGTCTAG
- the LOC100382895 gene encoding putative glycosyl hydrolase family 10 protein precursor, translating to MGRRALTILPLLWVAMLSGGAAAVMQSLPYDYSSSAECLPEPLEPQYGGGILRNANFSAGLQGWSAFGHGAVEEGASASGNSYGVARNRTRPYQSVSQKVYLQNDTHYTLSAWLQVSNGSADIRAVVKTDGDFVHAGVVEARSGCWSILKGGLTAPASGAAELYFESNTTADIWVDSASLQPFSREEWAAHHSAAIKSARKKAVRLRARGSAGEPVPGAHVRIEHVRSGFPLGSAMGAEILRSPAYQRWFASRFTVATFENEMKWSSTERLRGREDYSVPDAMLRFARSHGIAVRGHNVFWDQPGQQPAWVRSLPYRQLLQATARRIRSVMSRYAGQVVAWDVVNENLHFRFFEDRFGRDASAELYRKAHQMDGQALVSMNEFNTLEWPGDPKAGPSKYLGKLFQIKEFPGNTNDARMAIGLQGHFSVPSIPYIRAALDTLSRANAPIWLTEIDVAPGPNQAYHLEQILREVYAHPAVHGIILWTARHRQGCYVMCLTDNNFQNLPTGDVVDRLIAEWKTHSHAGVADADGYYEAELFHGDYKVTVSHPAANSTVVQSLSVDRETDPDTEFTIHV from the exons ATGGGGAGAAGAGCCTTGACGATCCTACCGCTGCTGTGGGTCGCCATGCTGAGTGGTG GCGCCGCTGCCGTGATGCAATCTCTTCCTTACGACTACTCGTCGAGCGCTGAG TGCTTGCCGGAGCCGCTGGAGCCTCAGTACGGCGGCGGCATCCTCCGGAACGCCAACTTCAGCGCCGGCCTCCAGGGCTGGTCGGCGTTCGGGCACGGCGCCGTCGAGGAAGGCGCGTCGGCGAGCGGCAACAGCTACGGCGTGGCGCGGAACCGGACCCGGCCGTACCAGAGCGTCAGCCAGAAGGTGTACCTGCAGAATGACACGCACTACACCCTGTCAG CTTGGTTGCAGGTCAGCAACGGTAGCGCCGATATCAGAGCCGTGGTGAAGACCGACGGCGACTTCGTCCACGCCGGCGTCGTCGAGGCGCGGTCCGGCTGCTGGTCCATTCTCAAAGGCGGCCTCACCGCCCCCGCCTCCGGGGCGGCAGAACTCTACTTCGAG AGCAACACGACGGCGGACATATGGGTGGACAGCGCCTCGCTGCAGCCCTTCTCGCGAGAGGAGTGGGCGGCGCACCACAGCGCGGCCATCAAGTCGGCGCGCAAGAAGGCGGTGCGGCTCCGCGCCAGGGGCTCCGCCGGCGAGCCCGTGCCGGGGGCGCATGTGCGCATCGAGCACGTCCGGAGCGGCTTCCCGCTGGGGTCGGCCATGGGCGCGGAGATCCTGCGGAGTCCGGCGTACCAGCGGTGGTTCGCGTCGCGGTTCACGGTGGCCACCTTCGAGAACGAGATGAAGTGGTCCAGCACGGAGCGCTTGCGGGGGCGCGAGGACTACTCGGTTCCCGACGCGATGCTTAGGTTCGCCAGGAGCCACGGCATCGCCGTGCGCGGGCACAACGTGTTCTGGGACCAGCCGGGCCAGCAGCCGGCGTGGGTGCGGTCGCTGCCGTACCGGCAGCTCCTGCAGGCGACGGCGCGGCGGATCAGGTCGGTCATGTCGCGGTACGCCGGGCAGGTGGTCGCGTGGGACGTGGTGAATGAGAACCTCCACTTCCGGTTCTTCGAGGACAGGTTCGGGCGGGACGCGTCGGCGGAGCTGTACCGCAAAGCGCACCAGATGGACGGGCAGGCGCTCGTGTCCATGAACGAGTTCAACACGCTGGAGTGGCCCGGCGACCCCAAAGCCGGGCCGAGCAAGTACCTGGGCAAGCTGTTCCAGATCAAGGAGTTCCCGGGCAACACCAACGACGCCAGGATGGCCATCGGCCTCCAGGGCCACTTCTCCGTGCCCAGCATCCCCTACATCCGCGCCGCGCTCGACACCTTGTCCAGGGCCAACGCGCCCATCTGGCTCACCGAGATCGACGTCGCGCCGGGGCCCAACCAGGCGTACCACCTCGAGCAGATACTCAGGGAGGTGTACGCGCACCCGGCCGTGCACGGCATCATCCTCTGGACGGCGCGCCACCGGCAGGGATGCTACGTCATGTGCCTCACCGACAACAACTTCCAGAACCTCCCCACCGGCGACGTCGTCGACAGGCTCATCGCGGAGTGGAAGACGCATTCGCACGCTGGCGTGGCGGACGCCGACGGCTACTACGAGGCCGAGCTGTTCCACGGGGACTACAAGGTCACCGTCAGCCACCCGGCGGCCAACTCCACCGTGGTGCAGAGCCTGAGCGTCGACAGGGAGACCGATCCCGATACCGAGTTCACCATACACGTCTAA
- the LOC100191699 gene encoding putative glycosyl hydrolase family 10 protein precursor, with amino-acid sequence MTKAKLAFWLGWIALLQGCMVKSSLPYEYDYSASIECLPEPLEPQYGGGVLRNADFSAGLRGWSAFGYGSIAESTSAAGNGFAVALNRTRPYQSVSQKVYLQADTHYTLSAWLQVSDGGADVRAVVKTVGDFVHAGGGVAKAGCWSMLKGGLTAASSGPAELYFESNATVDLWVDSVSLKPFSKDEWTAHRAESVSAARKKAVRLQATDSAGNPLEGAAVSLDAVRTNFPLGAAVSRYILTNSAYQTWFASRFAVATFENEMKWYSTEPAPGQEDYTVPDAMMAFAKSNGIAVRGHNVFWDQPSQQPRWVQSLPYPQLLAAASRRIRSVVSRYAGQVIGWDVVNENLHFNFYEGRFGWDASTAFYAAARLLDAGSALMFMNEFNTVEQPGDMAALPARYLQRLQQIIAAYPENGAGMAIGLEGHFTTNPNIPYMRAALDTLAQAGIPVWLTEVDVAPGPSQAQHLEEVLREAYAHPAVQGIVIWSAWRPEGCYVMCLTDNSFNNLPQGDVVDRLIAEWRATPRAGSTDAQGYFEAELVHGEYKVTVSHPALNSSISRSVKVELGSGSDHYFIDMQV; translated from the exons ATGACCAAAGCCAAACTGGCCTTCTGGCTCGGATGGATTGCTCTCCTGCAAG GCTGCATGGTGAAATCATCTCTCCCGTACGAGTACGACTACTCTGCAAGCATCGAG TGCTTGCCGGAGCCGCTGGAGCCGCAGTACGGCGGGGGCGTCCTCCGCAACGCCGACTTCAGCGCGGGCCTGCGGGGCTGGTCCGCCTTCGGCTACGGCAGCATCGCCGAGAGCACGTCGGCGGCGGGCAACGGGTTCGCCGTCGCGCTCAACCGGACGCGGCCGTACCAGAGCGTCAGCCAGAAGGTGTACCTGCAGGCCGACACGCACTACACCCTCTCCG CGTGGTTGCAGGTCAGCGACGGAGGCGCCGACGTGCGGGCCGTCGTCAAGACCGTCGGTGACTTCGTCCACGCCGGCGGCGGCGTCGCCAAGGCCGGGTGCTGGTCCATGCTCAAGGGCGGCCTCACCGCCGCGTCTTCGGGTCCTGCCGAGCTCTACTTCGAG AGCAACGCTACGGTGGACCTGTGGGTGGACAGCGTCTCGCTCAAGCCCTTCTCCAAGGACGAGTGGACGGCGCACCGCGCCGAGTCCGTGTCCGCGGCGCGCAAGAAGGCGGTGAGGCTCCAGGCGACGGACTCCGCGGGGAATCCGCTGGAGGGCGCGGCGGTGTCCCTGGACGCGGTCCGGACCAACTTCCCGCTGGGCGCGGCCGTGAGCCGGTACATCCTCACCAACTCGGCGTACCAGACGTGGTTCGCGTCCCGGTTCGCGGTGGCCACCTTCGAGAACGAGATGAAGTGGTACAGCACGGAGCCTGCGCCGGGCCAAGAGGACTACACGGTCCCGGACGCCATGATGGCGTTCGCCAAGTCCAACGGCATCGCCGTGCGCGGCCACAACGTGTTCTGGGACCAGCCCAGCCAGCAGCCCCGGTGGGTGCAGTCGCTGCCGTACCCGCAGCTGCTGGCGGCGGCGTCGCGCCGCATCCGCTCCGTAGTGTCGCGCTACGCCGGCCAGGTCATCGGCTGGGACGTCGTCAACGAGAACCTGCACTTCAACTTCTACGAGGGCCGCTTCGGCTGGGACGCGTCCACCGCCTTCTACGCCGCCGCGCGCCTGCTGGACGCCGGCTCCGCGCTCATGTTCATGAACGAGTTCAACACCGTGGAGCAGCCGGGCGACATGGCCGCGCTGCCGGCGAGGTACCTGCAGCGCCTGCAGCAGATCATCGCCGCCTACCCGGAGAACGGCGCCGGGATGGCCATCGGCCTCGAGGGCCACTTCACCACCAACCCCAACATCCCGTACATGCGCGCCGCCCTCGACACCCTCGCCCAGGCCGGCATCCCCGTCTGGCTCACCGAGGTCGACGTCGCGCCGGGCCCGTCGCAGGCGCAGCACCTCGAGGAGGTGCTGCGCGAGGCGTACGCGCACCCGGCGGTGCAGGGGATCGTCATCTGGTCGGCGTGGCGGCCCGAGGGGTGCTACGTCATGTGCCTCACCGACAACAGCTTCAACAACCTGCCGCAGGGGGACGTCGTGGACCGCCTCATCGCCGAGTGGCGGGCGACTCCGCGGGCCGGCTCCACGGACGCGCAGGGCTACTTCGAGGCCGAGCTCGTCCACGGCGAGTATAAGGTCACCGTCAGCCACCCGGCGCTCAACAGCTCCATCTCCCGGAGCGTCAAGGTGGAGCTGGGCTCAGGGAGTGACCACTACTTCATTGACATGCAGGTCTAG